In a single window of the Subtercola sp. PAMC28395 genome:
- the pstA gene encoding phosphate ABC transporter permease PstA, translating into MTTITTFEKPVSGDPDDDGFGEGTQNDEDLDSGPRLTFIPPHVHEAAPTEPAPRRRLREATLDERFNIIGALVAGPTLATLLFGWFTPLTGPIGWVVVAFISFIGFYILLVSLRSDREEVKDRVLTVLLISAGTVLFSALVFVVIFTVSRGLEALPHMNFFTQTMQFAGPLDGLDVGGIAHAIVGTLIQISIALLITIPLGITTAVFLNEIGGKFARFVRTISDAMTALPSIVAGLFVYAAVIQLFTHQRSGFAAAIAIAVMMLPIIIRASDVVLRLVPGNLREAAYALGSTRWRTVWEVVLPTARSGLVTAVILGTARGIGETSPVLLTSGITAVMNLNPFEGPMISLPLQVFDFVKSPQPTMIARGFGTAAVLISLVLLLFIVARLIGGKGPGQLSDGQRRRVAQQSADDLQRITVMKYALAQNVEATQPAAPAPPSSAPPTQAPTTHVTTNNSEETSQ; encoded by the coding sequence ATGACCACCATCACCACTTTCGAGAAGCCCGTTTCGGGCGACCCCGACGACGACGGCTTCGGCGAGGGCACCCAGAACGACGAAGACCTCGACTCTGGGCCGCGCCTGACCTTCATTCCTCCCCACGTGCACGAGGCCGCTCCCACCGAGCCCGCACCGCGCCGCCGCCTGCGGGAGGCGACCCTCGACGAACGTTTCAACATCATCGGCGCCCTCGTGGCCGGCCCCACCCTGGCCACCCTGCTCTTCGGTTGGTTCACCCCGCTCACCGGCCCCATCGGCTGGGTCGTCGTGGCCTTCATCTCCTTCATCGGCTTCTACATCCTGCTGGTCTCTCTTCGCTCCGACCGTGAAGAGGTCAAGGACCGCGTGCTCACGGTTCTGCTCATCAGCGCCGGCACCGTGCTGTTCAGCGCGCTCGTCTTCGTCGTCATCTTCACGGTGAGCCGCGGCCTCGAAGCCCTGCCGCACATGAATTTCTTCACCCAGACGATGCAGTTCGCCGGCCCGCTCGACGGTCTCGACGTGGGAGGTATCGCTCACGCAATCGTGGGCACGCTCATCCAGATCTCCATTGCTCTGTTGATCACGATTCCGCTCGGTATCACCACAGCGGTGTTCCTCAACGAGATCGGCGGCAAATTCGCCCGCTTCGTGCGCACCATCTCCGACGCCATGACTGCGCTGCCGTCGATCGTCGCCGGCCTGTTCGTCTACGCCGCCGTCATCCAGCTCTTCACTCACCAGCGCTCGGGGTTCGCCGCCGCAATCGCCATCGCGGTGATGATGCTGCCGATCATCATCCGCGCCTCCGATGTCGTGCTCCGGCTCGTACCGGGCAACCTGCGCGAGGCCGCCTACGCCCTCGGGTCGACCCGCTGGCGAACAGTCTGGGAGGTCGTGCTGCCGACGGCACGTTCGGGCCTCGTCACCGCGGTCATCCTGGGCACTGCACGAGGCATCGGCGAGACCTCGCCCGTGCTGCTCACCTCGGGCATCACGGCCGTGATGAACCTCAACCCGTTCGAGGGCCCGATGATCTCCCTGCCATTGCAGGTGTTCGACTTCGTCAAGTCGCCCCAGCCCACCATGATCGCGCGGGGGTTCGGCACGGCGGCCGTGCTGATCTCGCTCGTTCTTCTGCTGTTCATCGTTGCGCGCCTCATCGGTGGCAAGGGCCCAGGGCAGCTCTCCGACGGCCAGCGCCGCCGGGTCGCCCAGCAGTCAGCGGATGACCTGCAGCGCATCACCGTCATGAAGTACGCCCTCGCCCAGAACGTCGAGGCCACACAGCCCGCGGCCCCTGCGCCCCCGAGCTCCGCACCTCCCACACAAGCACCCACGACCCACGTGACCACGAACAACAGCGAGGAGACGTCTCAGTGA
- the pstC gene encoding phosphate ABC transporter permease subunit PstC, whose protein sequence is MSEKKFDSLTDVHSMLTDKTSVKTPVARVIADEVGPDPSVLRPPLPPDSDDAPTHVNPDPINMVGVHKRSLKSRPSRSDSVFKGVSFTAGATTVGIMLAVGLFLTLRASDALQVQGINFLFEQQWSPDTHQFGIAAVIFGTFTIAIIAMCVGVPLAVGTALLLSEVVRGGLRSFLVSLVDLMAAVPSVVFGLWGLFFLQSAVIPVSKWISTYFAWIPVFAVTDPSSGQTLTEASAFTSSAFIAGIVVGLMVVPTQTSVMREAFSQAPIGEREAAFALGSTRWGMIRTVVIPFGRGGMIGGVMLGLGRALGETIAVYLIISPIFSINWQVLKTGTNSVSALIALRYGEATQFGLSALMAAGLVLFLITLVINFTASSIVARSRSGAETS, encoded by the coding sequence GTGTCTGAAAAGAAGTTCGACTCGTTGACAGACGTGCACAGCATGCTCACCGACAAGACCAGCGTGAAGACCCCCGTTGCGCGGGTGATCGCCGACGAGGTCGGCCCCGACCCGTCAGTACTGCGACCGCCGCTGCCACCTGATTCCGACGACGCGCCCACCCATGTGAACCCCGACCCGATCAACATGGTCGGCGTTCACAAGCGGTCGCTGAAGTCGCGCCCCTCCCGCTCGGACTCCGTTTTCAAGGGCGTCTCGTTCACCGCCGGCGCAACCACGGTCGGCATCATGCTTGCCGTCGGCCTCTTTCTCACCCTGCGCGCCAGCGACGCCCTCCAGGTGCAGGGCATCAACTTTCTGTTCGAACAGCAGTGGTCGCCCGACACCCACCAGTTCGGCATCGCCGCCGTGATCTTCGGCACGTTCACCATCGCCATCATCGCGATGTGCGTCGGTGTACCCCTGGCCGTCGGCACCGCCCTGCTGCTCTCCGAGGTCGTGCGCGGCGGCCTCCGCTCCTTTCTGGTCTCTCTGGTCGACCTCATGGCCGCCGTGCCGAGCGTGGTCTTCGGCCTCTGGGGTCTGTTCTTCCTCCAGTCGGCGGTCATCCCGGTATCGAAGTGGATCTCGACCTACTTCGCCTGGATCCCCGTCTTCGCCGTGACCGACCCCTCCAGCGGCCAGACCCTCACCGAGGCGAGCGCCTTCACCTCCTCGGCCTTCATCGCCGGCATCGTGGTCGGCCTCATGGTCGTGCCCACCCAGACCTCGGTCATGCGCGAGGCCTTCTCGCAAGCCCCCATCGGCGAGCGCGAAGCAGCCTTCGCCCTGGGCTCCACCCGCTGGGGCATGATCCGCACGGTCGTCATCCCGTTCGGGCGGGGCGGGATGATCGGGGGAGTCATGCTCGGCCTCGGCCGCGCCCTCGGCGAGACCATCGCGGTGTATCTCATCATCTCGCCGATCTTCTCGATCAACTGGCAGGTGCTGAAGACCGGCACCAACTCGGTCTCGGCCCTGATCGCTCTGCGCTACGGAGAGGCAACCCAGTTCGGGCTCTCCGCCCTCATGGCCGCAGGCCTCGTGCTCTTTCTCATCACCCTGGTCATCAACTTCACCGCATCGTCGATCGTGGCCCGCTCGCGTTCCGGCGCTGAGACGAGTTAG
- a CDS encoding PASTA domain-containing protein has protein sequence MQHATEGLISGRFRLGDLLGSGGSASVFDAVDVTAADSATAAEPAETHVALKILHPHLSRSPEARDAFFTEARAAENLRHPNIVAVLGVGVHDPEGEPLAWIALERAPGITLAEFVELNGPLSVSSSLALADGVLRALEAAHTVGLMHRDVSPANIMVEPGAHNVLTPEAVRLVDFGLADAAGRPVLGADILRSTRPGPSDPSVEASGNEEPPTELNTSPLGALGVLGSANYMSPEQALGEAVDERGDIYQVGAVLHFALTGRPPFVRDSTSAVMRAHVNSPPPVPSVLYSGIPRAIDRLVVKALLKDPAGRYPSAAAMREAVVLLEVRNTGPNSQRTVMLPPSGTTTRMIASPPLAPRRPAGPPGTAQTAAARQPTASGPVFTGQSRSTASEPSLTAAALTPTQLTAASASPTVYAGRRQRGGGAVWAGIILTLTVIAVAWVLATTSNPSSSTAAGPGSANPASHAATPSATASAEPSQTPVVTAAASTTPAQVAAPALLLLSLADARAALTAAGLTLGSITSQDSNRPGDTVLSVSRTAGTSVEPGSAVDVVVASGSNAVPIVTGLGQSDAIASIQSAGFAVVVQTQVTGSAVPGTVTGTQPAETSSLRLGSSVTMIVATAPATTAPTPSQTVTPTPSVTPHA, from the coding sequence GTGCAGCACGCAACAGAAGGACTCATCTCCGGGCGCTTCAGGCTCGGCGACCTGCTGGGAAGCGGCGGCTCGGCATCGGTCTTCGACGCTGTCGACGTCACTGCTGCGGATTCTGCCACCGCAGCTGAGCCGGCCGAAACCCACGTCGCGCTGAAGATCCTGCACCCGCACCTTTCGCGCTCGCCCGAAGCCCGCGACGCGTTCTTCACCGAGGCACGGGCGGCCGAGAATCTGCGGCACCCGAACATCGTCGCCGTTCTGGGCGTCGGCGTGCACGACCCCGAGGGCGAGCCGCTCGCGTGGATCGCCCTGGAGCGCGCACCGGGAATCACGCTGGCCGAGTTCGTCGAACTGAACGGCCCGCTGAGCGTCTCGAGCAGCCTGGCGCTTGCCGATGGCGTACTGCGCGCACTGGAGGCGGCCCACACAGTCGGGCTCATGCACCGCGACGTGTCGCCGGCCAACATCATGGTCGAACCCGGTGCGCACAACGTTCTCACCCCCGAGGCGGTGCGGTTGGTCGACTTCGGCCTCGCCGATGCGGCCGGGCGCCCCGTTCTCGGCGCTGACATTCTTCGGAGCACTCGCCCGGGCCCCAGCGACCCGAGTGTCGAAGCATCGGGCAACGAAGAACCACCCACCGAGCTGAACACCTCGCCGCTAGGTGCTCTCGGGGTGCTTGGCAGCGCCAACTACATGTCGCCGGAACAGGCTCTCGGCGAGGCGGTCGACGAACGCGGCGACATCTACCAGGTCGGCGCAGTGCTTCATTTCGCGCTCACCGGGCGCCCACCGTTCGTGCGCGACTCGACGTCGGCCGTCATGCGCGCCCACGTGAACTCGCCACCGCCGGTGCCGTCCGTGCTGTACTCCGGCATTCCCCGTGCCATCGACCGACTGGTCGTCAAAGCGCTGCTCAAAGACCCGGCCGGCCGCTACCCCTCTGCCGCCGCCATGCGTGAGGCCGTTGTGCTCCTCGAAGTTCGAAACACCGGGCCGAATTCGCAGCGAACGGTCATGCTGCCGCCGTCCGGCACCACGACACGGATGATCGCCTCACCCCCGCTCGCACCCCGCCGCCCCGCGGGCCCACCCGGTACGGCGCAAACGGCCGCTGCACGCCAGCCGACCGCATCCGGCCCCGTGTTCACCGGGCAGTCTCGGTCCACTGCCTCCGAGCCCAGTCTGACCGCCGCCGCGCTCACGCCGACCCAACTCACTGCGGCGTCGGCCTCACCGACGGTCTACGCCGGCCGGCGCCAGCGGGGCGGGGGAGCCGTCTGGGCCGGCATCATCCTCACCCTGACCGTCATCGCCGTGGCCTGGGTGCTCGCCACAACGTCGAACCCGAGCTCGTCGACAGCAGCAGGGCCGGGTTCGGCGAACCCGGCAAGTCATGCGGCAACGCCGTCTGCGACCGCCAGCGCCGAGCCGAGCCAGACGCCGGTGGTCACCGCGGCCGCGAGCACGACCCCCGCGCAGGTCGCCGCGCCCGCTCTGCTTTTGCTCAGTCTCGCCGATGCGAGAGCGGCGCTCACAGCTGCCGGCCTGACCCTCGGGAGTATCACTTCGCAGGATTCCAACCGGCCCGGCGACACCGTACTCTCCGTTTCGCGCACCGCGGGCACGAGCGTCGAGCCGGGCAGCGCGGTCGACGTCGTGGTCGCCTCTGGCTCGAACGCCGTGCCGATCGTGACCGGGCTCGGTCAGAGCGACGCGATCGCGAGCATCCAGTCGGCGGGTTTCGCAGTGGTGGTGCAGACGCAGGTGACCGGTTCAGCGGTGCCCGGCACGGTGACTGGAACCCAACCGGCCGAAACCTCGTCGCTGCGGCTCGGCAGCTCGGTCACCATGATCGTCGCCACGGCGCCTGCCACAACCGCCCCGACGCCGAGCCAGACGGTCACGCCGACACCGTCAGTCACCCCGCACGCATGA
- a CDS encoding lytic transglycosylase domain-containing protein has product MRTSITLLVTALLALGGWLAYSAVTAPGQAAHAALGVPGQTDLAALAPDVVTPVDPSPSTLTEPSSPTSSASGTSDASTTTAGPGLAGTTAGATGTTTSSNTGNSRRVDRAWAQRAASATGIPYRAVLGYAGATIALQAEQPSCHLGWSTLAALGNIESGHGTHAGSLIQDNGVDTPGIFGPSLDGTSYDAIAAAPTGTTGNAGSTSAQWARAAGPLQFIPSTWAQWGSDGNSDGVADPQQIDDAALTAGRYLCSYGDLSTAAGWRASVFAYNHVESYVDSVAATANLYAAEVG; this is encoded by the coding sequence ATGAGAACCAGCATCACCCTTCTCGTCACCGCCCTGCTCGCCCTGGGCGGGTGGCTGGCCTACAGTGCCGTCACAGCTCCCGGCCAAGCCGCCCACGCCGCACTCGGGGTGCCCGGGCAGACCGACCTGGCAGCCCTGGCACCGGATGTTGTCACCCCCGTCGACCCGTCACCATCTACGCTCACCGAGCCCTCGTCACCGACGTCGTCGGCATCGGGTACCTCTGACGCGTCGACCACGACGGCCGGCCCCGGACTCGCGGGTACCACTGCAGGCGCAACGGGGACCACTACATCGAGCAACACCGGCAATTCTCGCAGGGTCGACCGTGCTTGGGCGCAGCGCGCGGCATCGGCCACGGGCATCCCGTATCGCGCAGTGCTCGGCTATGCCGGCGCGACCATCGCTCTGCAGGCCGAACAACCCTCGTGTCATCTGGGATGGAGCACTCTCGCCGCTCTCGGCAATATCGAGTCGGGGCACGGAACACATGCCGGTTCGCTCATACAAGACAACGGCGTTGACACACCCGGAATCTTCGGCCCCTCGCTCGACGGCACGAGCTACGACGCGATCGCCGCCGCACCGACGGGCACGACGGGTAACGCGGGCAGCACGTCAGCCCAGTGGGCACGAGCAGCGGGGCCGTTGCAGTTCATCCCCTCGACCTGGGCCCAGTGGGGTTCTGACGGCAACTCCGACGGTGTGGCCGACCCCCAGCAGATCGACGATGCGGCGTTGACCGCCGGGCGCTACCTCTGCAGCTACGGGGATCTGTCGACGGCAGCGGGCTGGCGGGCATCCGTCTTCGCCTACAACCATGTCGAGTCGTACGTGGACTCCGTCGCAGCGACGGCGAATCTGTATGCCGCCGAGGTCGGGTGA
- a CDS encoding cation transporter has translation MTPSPPDDAVVLLRRGRLLEWATLGWNVVGVVVLAILAVSASSVALVGFGLDSLIEIGVSTVVLWELSGTGEARQRRALRMIGIAFIALAAYLAVQSTLALATGHHASPSAAGIVWTAVTALVMFALAAGKRRTGRELGNPVLVTEGRVTFIDGMLAVAVLLGLALNSLAGWWWADPIAGYVIVYYAAREAVHIFRPEAD, from the coding sequence ATGACCCCATCACCGCCTGACGATGCCGTGGTTCTCCTCAGGCGCGGACGACTGCTTGAATGGGCGACGCTCGGCTGGAACGTGGTGGGCGTCGTCGTGCTCGCGATTCTCGCGGTGTCGGCCTCGTCGGTTGCGCTGGTGGGTTTCGGCCTCGACAGTCTCATCGAGATCGGTGTGAGCACGGTGGTGTTGTGGGAGCTCTCTGGTACCGGCGAAGCACGCCAGAGACGTGCGCTCCGGATGATCGGCATCGCTTTCATCGCGCTCGCCGCGTACCTCGCGGTGCAGTCGACACTCGCGCTGGCCACCGGTCATCACGCCTCTCCCAGCGCGGCGGGAATAGTGTGGACAGCGGTCACTGCCCTCGTCATGTTCGCGCTCGCGGCAGGTAAACGCCGCACCGGCCGTGAGCTCGGCAACCCCGTGCTGGTCACCGAGGGTCGGGTGACGTTCATCGACGGAATGCTCGCCGTCGCCGTGCTTCTCGGACTCGCCCTCAACTCACTGGCCGGCTGGTGGTGGGCCGACCCGATTGCCGGTTACGTCATCGTCTATTACGCCGCCCGCGAGGCGGTACACATCTTCCGGCCAGAGGCTGACTGA
- a CDS encoding DNA polymerase Y family protein, translating into MTDVTRTLVIWFPDWPVRAHARAEEIEPALPIALVDRGLVFACSPSARGEGVRRGQRIREAQSRCPELLVFDYDPALDHRSFEPIVSAIEELMPGVQLIRPGACALRSRGPARYYGGEEEMAKVLFTALAALEISGLHASEQAEETTSARIAVADGRFAAEQAVRMRGVQSIRIVPTGGSPAFLAPQPIETIGDQALATLLRRLGLTTLGDFAALDFRDVRARFGETGVYAHTLASGRDARRVVPRLPPQLRDIELAFEPPLELVDQVTFAFRTTAERFVEELTRALLVCTGIRVEIHTDNGGVHERSWGHPRWFSASDVLDRIRWQVQGRTGNGNGALGSPITKVRVLPEGFDSIGNYETGLWGSTPDDRVHHGLSRVQSLLGHGGVMTAAIGGGRGISERQILVPWGDPRPKERELGGKPWPGSIPLPAPSTVFERPRRVSVQAEDGGPVGVTERGVLTGVPARFSEESAVPAQAPGARAPAARASAARASDEHVAPRLPQLTAWAGPWPVFERWWDHEQARSFHRFQVVDAEGTAWLLALHEHEWWAEARYD; encoded by the coding sequence ATGACAGATGTCACACGCACTCTGGTGATCTGGTTTCCCGACTGGCCTGTTCGGGCACACGCGCGTGCAGAAGAGATCGAGCCGGCACTGCCCATCGCCCTGGTCGACCGCGGCCTGGTGTTCGCGTGTTCGCCGAGTGCGCGGGGCGAAGGAGTCCGGCGTGGCCAGCGCATCCGTGAGGCCCAGTCGCGATGCCCCGAACTGCTGGTCTTCGACTACGACCCGGCGCTCGACCATCGCAGTTTCGAGCCGATCGTCTCGGCGATCGAAGAACTGATGCCGGGTGTGCAGCTCATCAGGCCCGGCGCCTGCGCCCTGCGCTCCCGGGGCCCCGCCCGCTACTACGGCGGCGAAGAAGAGATGGCGAAGGTGCTGTTCACGGCGCTGGCGGCGCTGGAGATATCCGGGCTGCACGCCTCCGAACAGGCCGAAGAGACGACGTCGGCGCGCATTGCCGTCGCCGACGGCCGGTTCGCTGCCGAACAGGCTGTGCGCATGAGGGGGGTGCAGAGCATCCGTATCGTTCCCACGGGCGGTTCACCGGCATTCCTCGCACCCCAGCCCATCGAGACCATCGGCGACCAGGCGCTGGCCACCCTGTTGCGAAGACTCGGGCTCACGACCCTCGGCGACTTCGCCGCGCTCGACTTTCGTGACGTGCGGGCGCGGTTCGGTGAAACCGGGGTGTATGCCCACACGCTCGCCAGCGGCAGAGATGCCCGGCGGGTCGTTCCGCGCCTGCCGCCGCAACTGCGCGACATCGAGCTGGCGTTCGAGCCTCCACTCGAGCTTGTCGACCAGGTCACCTTCGCCTTTCGAACCACAGCCGAAAGGTTCGTCGAAGAACTCACACGGGCGCTGCTGGTGTGCACGGGCATCCGGGTCGAGATCCACACCGACAACGGCGGGGTGCACGAGCGTTCGTGGGGGCACCCGCGGTGGTTCAGTGCTTCTGATGTGCTCGACCGCATTCGCTGGCAGGTGCAGGGCAGAACCGGCAACGGCAACGGTGCGCTCGGCTCACCGATCACGAAGGTGCGGGTGTTGCCTGAGGGGTTCGACTCGATCGGCAACTACGAGACCGGGCTCTGGGGCAGCACACCAGACGACCGCGTTCACCACGGGCTCTCACGCGTGCAGAGCCTGCTCGGGCACGGCGGGGTGATGACGGCGGCGATCGGCGGCGGGCGCGGTATCAGCGAGCGGCAGATCCTGGTGCCGTGGGGCGACCCCCGGCCGAAGGAGCGCGAGCTCGGGGGTAAACCATGGCCGGGCAGCATTCCGCTCCCGGCGCCCTCCACGGTGTTCGAGAGGCCCCGAAGAGTCAGCGTGCAGGCCGAAGACGGCGGCCCGGTCGGCGTGACCGAGCGCGGTGTGCTGACGGGTGTTCCGGCCCGGTTCTCCGAAGAGAGCGCCGTTCCTGCACAGGCCCCTGGTGCGCGGGCCCCAGCTGCCCGGGCCTCAGCTGCCCGGGCCTCAGACGAGCATGTGGCCCCTCGGCTGCCGCAGCTCACGGCGTGGGCCGGCCCCTGGCCGGTGTTCGAACGCTGGTGGGATCACGAGCAGGCCCGGTCGTTCCACCGTTTCCAGGTGGTCGACGCAGAGGGAACGGCCTGGCTGCTGGCCCTGCACGAGCACGAATGGTGGGCGGAGGCGCGATATGACTGA